The Linepithema humile isolate Giens D197 chromosome 7, Lhum_UNIL_v1.0, whole genome shotgun sequence genome has a window encoding:
- the LOC136996915 gene encoding cytochrome P450 4C1-like isoform X2, with translation MSDLDIREEVDTFMYAGYDTVSLSLCFTILLLAEHKNIQDRVRSEVNAVMLENNGKLTITALNNMSYLERCLKESLRLYPSAPFILRVASEDVKIQSYMVPSGTLLFIPIKFIQRYSDFWPNPDIFDPDRFLPENSQNRHSFSYLPFSAGPRSCIGQRFAMMELKTIIATLVHNFYLEPVDYLKDLRFQVDIVNRVMDPIRVKFIPIK, from the exons ATGAGTGATTTAGACATCAGAGAAGAAGTTGATACCTTCATGTATGCG GGTTACGATACAGTATCATTGTCTCTATGTTTCACAATATTACTATTGGCTGAACACAAGAATATTCAg GATCGTGTCAGAAGTGAAGTTAATGCAGTGATGCTAGAGAACAATGGAAAACTTACTATAACAGCATTAAACAATATGTCATACTTGGAAAGATGTTTGAAAGAATCGTTGAGATTGTACCCTAGTGCTCCTTTTATTTTGCGAGTTGCATCGGAAGATGTAAAGATAC AATCATATATGGTACCTTCTGGAACATTATTGTTTATTCCCATTAAATTCATTCAGAGATATTCCGATTTTTGGCCAAATCCAGATATTTTTGATCCAGACAGATTTTTACCAGAAAATAGCCAAAATCGtcattctttttcttatttacctTTCAGTGCAGGACCAAGAAGTTGTATAg GTCAGCGATTTGCCATGATGGAGTTAAAGACTATAATAGCTACTTTGGTGCATAATTTTTACTTGGAACCTGTTGATTATTTGAAAGATCTTCGATTCCAGGTAGATATAGTAAATCGAGTTATGGATCCAATtcgtgtaaaatttattccaatcaAATAA
- the LOC136996915 gene encoding cytochrome P450 4C1-like isoform X1 — protein sequence MLDLLIAASHNNKMSDLDIREEVDTFMYAGYDTVSLSLCFTILLLAEHKNIQDRVRSEVNAVMLENNGKLTITALNNMSYLERCLKESLRLYPSAPFILRVASEDVKIQSYMVPSGTLLFIPIKFIQRYSDFWPNPDIFDPDRFLPENSQNRHSFSYLPFSAGPRSCIGQRFAMMELKTIIATLVHNFYLEPVDYLKDLRFQVDIVNRVMDPIRVKFIPIK from the exons ATGTTGGATCTTTTGATAGCAGCATCCCATAATAATAAGATGAGTGATTTAGACATCAGAGAAGAAGTTGATACCTTCATGTATGCG GGTTACGATACAGTATCATTGTCTCTATGTTTCACAATATTACTATTGGCTGAACACAAGAATATTCAg GATCGTGTCAGAAGTGAAGTTAATGCAGTGATGCTAGAGAACAATGGAAAACTTACTATAACAGCATTAAACAATATGTCATACTTGGAAAGATGTTTGAAAGAATCGTTGAGATTGTACCCTAGTGCTCCTTTTATTTTGCGAGTTGCATCGGAAGATGTAAAGATAC AATCATATATGGTACCTTCTGGAACATTATTGTTTATTCCCATTAAATTCATTCAGAGATATTCCGATTTTTGGCCAAATCCAGATATTTTTGATCCAGACAGATTTTTACCAGAAAATAGCCAAAATCGtcattctttttcttatttacctTTCAGTGCAGGACCAAGAAGTTGTATAg GTCAGCGATTTGCCATGATGGAGTTAAAGACTATAATAGCTACTTTGGTGCATAATTTTTACTTGGAACCTGTTGATTATTTGAAAGATCTTCGATTCCAGGTAGATATAGTAAATCGAGTTATGGATCCAATtcgtgtaaaatttattccaatcaAATAA
- the LOC137001219 gene encoding uncharacterized protein gives MSVVIGTQNIEKLNDTNYESWKIQIKSVLVCNELWKYTSGTEIRTPENSDVWTSKDEKALALILLSISKNQLNHVKKATTSHEAWEKLTNIYESRGPVRKSVLYKHLYRMKKGQGQSMMEYVNSFVDKVEQLEDAGIKLPEELISIIGRYS, from the coding sequence ATGTCGGTCGTCATTGGAACgcaaaacattgaaaaattgaacgaTACTAATTACGAGTCGtggaaaattcaaataaaaagtgtACTCGTATGCAACGAATTATGGAAATACACCAGTGGAACCGAAATTCGCACGCCCGAAAACAGTGATGTTTGGACATCGAAGGATGAAAAAGCGCTGGCGTTAATACTATTGAGCATTTCGAAGAATCAATTAAATCACGTTAAAAAGGCAACAACGTCGCATGAGGCATGggaaaaattaacaaacatATACGAATCCAGAGGTCCGGTAAGGAAATCCGTTCTATATAAGCATTTATATCGTATGAAGAAAGGACAAGGACAAAGCATGATGGAATACGTGAATAGTTTTGTCGATAAAGTAGAACAATTAGAAGACGCTGGAATAAAGTTACCAGAAGAACTAATATCAAtcatagggcggtattcatag
- the LOC137001188 gene encoding ATP-dependent DNA helicase pif1-like, translating to MAFTGIAATLLPAGKTVHKTFGLPVPLFADSTSAIKIQSKEAQYLKNTDIFIWDEAPMSPRYALEIMDRTLRDIMNNNLPFGGKIVLLGGDFRQLLPIKVHGTRNEIVNLSIKFSAIWKHFVNYSLTQNMRVLPEEIEFAKFLLDMGDGILNDSNDNIQIPECCIAPINADIVEDIYGDLIRKKEFTKMAKCAILSARNTDVDEINKKVVELLDITNERIYTSVDSTMNCDDNGDIGEALLPEYLNSLSPSCLPPYELRLKPNCIIMLIRNLSINEGLCNGTRLMIIELTDHLLKCKILTGDKAGDIVFLNRITLYCENIYPFTFSRRQFPVKLAFAMTINKSQGQTFDRVGIDLRKDVFNHGQLYVAFSRVRSWQALKVFLGNQRDNRHVKNYVYKEIYM from the coding sequence ATGGCTTTTACGGGTATTGCAGCGACATTATTACCTGCTGGAAAAACAGTTCATAAGACATTTGGATTGCCGGTTCCATTATTTGCTGATTCAACATCTGCTATTAAAATCCAATCAAAGGAAgctcaatatttgaaaaatacagatatttttatctgggATGAAGCACCAATGTCACCACGATATGCTTTAGAAATTATGGATCGAACATTGCGTGATATTATGAACAATAATTTACCTTTCggtggaaaaattgttttattaggtGGTGATTTTAGACAacttctgcctataaaagtaCATGGTACTCgaaatgaaattgtaaatctttctattaaatttagtgctatttggaaacattttgtaaattattctttaacacaaaatatgaGAGTTCTTCcagaagaaattgaatttgcaaaatttcttttagataTGGGAGATGGCATATTGAATGATTCTAATGATAACATACAAATTCCTGAATGTTGTATAGCACCTATTAATGCTGATATTGTAGAAGATATATATGGCGATTTAATACGGAAAAAGGAATTTACCAAAATGGCTAAATGTGCTATACTTTCTGCAAGAAATACTGACGtagatgaaattaataaaaaagttgttgaattattagatataactAATGAACGAATTTATACAAGTGTTGATAGTACTATGAATTGTGATGATAATGGCGATATTGGTGAAGCTTTGTTACcagaatatttaaacagtTTATCTCCATCATGTCTTCCTCCTTATGAATTACGTTTAAAgccaaattgcattattatgttGATTAGAAATCTTAGTATCAATGAAGGTCTTTGTAATGGTACTAGATTAATGATTATAGAACTTACAgatcatttattgaaatgtaaaatcttaACGGGTGATAAGGCAGGAgatatcgtttttttaaatcgtataacattatattgcgaaaatatatatccttTTACCTTTTCAAGAAGACAGTTTCCAGTAAAATTAGCATTTGCtatgacaattaataaatcacaagGGCAAACGTTTGATAGAGTAGGAATAGATCTTCGCAAAGATGTTTTTAATCATGGGCAATTATATGTTGCTTTCTCAAGAGTTCGTTCTTGGCAAgcattaaaagtttttcttgGTAATCAACGAGATAATAgacacgttaaaaattatgtatataaagaaatatatatgtga